CCGACGGTACCTGAAGGCAGCGGCGGAAGCCGAGAAGATGAAGAACAGcgactttcaaaataagatcAGGAACACATTTCGGGGATTTCGACGTCCTTCACTGTCGAGCTGGCGCTCGCCGGGGGCTTCGTTTAGGGGCGGGGTCTTCAGAGTGTGACGGGGGTTTCATTTAGAGGCGGGGTCTTCAGGGCGTGACGGGGGTTTCATTTAGAGGCGGGGTCTTCAGGGCGTGACGGGGGTTTCATTTAGAGGCGGGGTCTTCAGGGCGTGACGGGGGTTTCATTTAGAGGCGGGGTCTTCAGGGCGTGACGGGGGGCTTCGTTTAGAGGCGGGGCCTTCAGAGAACGATGGGGGCTTCGTTTAGAGGCGGGGCCTTCAGAGAATAATGGGGGCTTTGTTTAGAGGCGGGGTCTTCAGAGAATAATGGGGGCTTAGTTTAGAGGCGGGGTCTTCAGAGAATAATGGGGGCTTAGTTTAGAGGCGGGGTCTTCGTTTAGAGGCGGGGCCTTCAGAGAACGATGGGGGCTTTGTTTAGAGGCGGGGTCTTCAGGGCGTGACGGGGGCCTCGTTTAGAGGCGGGGCCTTCAGAGAATAATGGGGGCTTTGTTTAGAGGCGGGGTCTTCAGAGAATAATGGGGGCTTAGTTTAGAGGCGGGGTCTTCTGAAGGGATTTCGCTCTGAATGAATCACACGGTTAGAAAACgtatttttattaaacaagaTAAAACTTCCACCAGCGGATCGTTCCACTCGGACCGGGACGCGCTCAGGACATGACGTGCTCCAGGACGCCCTGACGAATCAGCTGCTCGCATTTCCACCGCGGCAGGAAGTGCTGTGGACGGAGACGTGGAGAcgatgaagctcctcccccacgATGATGTCACCGACATTCCTGCGCTACGGTTCTGACCTGACTGTTCTTCTTCAGCAGAATCACGGTTCCGTCTTCGATCTCAAACTCGCCGTGATCCTTTAAACACCTCACCTGGAAAAAAGGTACATTGTGTAAAAGTACTTCAGACGCTGAGGTAGAAGTACCTCgcgggacggggacggggacggtcCTCTCACCTCGATGTAGAGACTCTTCGGGGGCTTCATGTCCTGCGTGATGTCCAGACCCTCGTCTCCACCCAGAGACCGCATGAAGGTCGCCAGAGACTTCTTGTACCGGCCGAACCACtgcacctgaacgcagcacgcaCAGTCAGCTACGGGGGTGGCCACGCCCACGGGACGTGATGTCACGCTCACCTCCTCCGCGCACATGTGGAAGTGGACGTTGGCGGGCAGGACGCTGCCGTACTCCCAGCGCAGAGCCGTGATCCTCAGCAGCCGGTCGTATCTGATTGGACGAGAGAGAGCCGCCGTTTTAAATGGCGAACACGCGAGTCATgtgacgcggcggcggcggacagGTGGGTTACAGGTAAGCGACGAGGCAGCGCTGGTTCCTCAGGAGGCAGCAGTGACGCAGCTTGATGGAGGGGATGAGGTCCGAGCGACCTTCGACCTTTGCCTCGTTCCTGGGGAGAAAGACGGACGTTAAAAAGGCACAAAGCGACGTGAGGCCGACCGACCAATCAGGGACTCACACGTCAGCCTGGTTCTGTTCGTAGAGACCTTCCATCTCCTGCAGGACCTGCTGGAGGCCGTCCTCCTGAGAACGAGAGCGGGACGCCGTTTATTTCACGTGAACCGCCTCTAAACAGCTAAAACGTGTTTATCGATTTAATTCCTTTCACTGTTGTTCTCCTTATTGGTTACGTTATTAGCTGCGTCATTAGCCTGTAGCTAACGGACTCACGTTAAAGGCCGGAAGCTGACCGTCGCCCATCCGGTGAAGTTCCCGGATCAGCTCGATAACTTTCTCACAGAACATCCCGAGCCGGTAAAACGCGAACGCGGACGCGGAAGCGGCCGAACGGCCCGTTGTTCAACCGGGCAGCTGCAGGTCCGCCGTTTCGCGGCGAAATGAGTTCCGTGTTGTGATCACGTGGAAAGATGACGTAAGGACGGAAGCCGCAATGGAGCAAACAAGGAAacggagaaaaacaaagagttaATTCTTGACGCAAACCTTTATGACGCGAAGCCGCTTTATTTACGACACATTGGCGGGTtcgtgtgttttatttaaatgttattatttttttaccaaacTTGTGGTTTGTCGTTGTAGCCTCGCCGCGGACTTCCTGTTCGCGAACGGCGCATGCGCAGTAGAGGCCGGAGCCCTTCCCGTGATTCTGGAAGCAGCCACTTCGTTAAAGAGACCAAAGTGAGGCGTCGAAATGGTAAATAACTGTTTGTGTCGTAAACCGGAAAGAATGctgctttaaaataataaaaaacgaGTCAGGTAAATTAGAGTTAGCGAGAGGACCGCTGATTCCTTCTTTACTCAGTTACTCGTGTTTTCCGCAGAGATATGCTGCTTTGAACTTTGTGTGAACGAGTTTTGTTTATCTTGAACGTTCACTGATAAGTCACGGAATCGAACTACCGACCTTTACTTCCTTATCATTAGGTTCCTCCACGTGTTCGGCCTTTTTTTGCTCGCAGCGTTTCTCATCTTTTCACTAATTGTGCTTTTCATCTAGTAACTTATCTTTACGCTGAAATACCTGTTGGACCAGAACCAGAGTAAATGTATTCGAACTAATAACCcccttgtgttgttttaaagaTGGATCCCTGGTATCAGAACAAAAGTCTGTTCTCAGATTGTATCTGTAGAGTAAAGGTCAGATCAATGCGGCTCTATTGAACGTCATCGcattaatgtgtttgtttttttacagttttcttttcttcgttTTCTTTTCGGTTCGGTCGTTTTCCTCTGTGAcgtcagaggtgagataataaCACGCTTGTTGTTTCCGGGGTTATAAAAGGCTCCGtgcgctgcttttgttttggtgTTCGTTTCTCCGCCGCTCCTCCGGGGCCGTGGAGGCGGCACAATGACGTCACGTGGCAGCG
Above is a window of Brachionichthys hirsutus isolate HB-005 chromosome 7, CSIRO-AGI_Bhir_v1, whole genome shotgun sequence DNA encoding:
- the gins1 gene encoding DNA replication complex GINS protein PSF1 isoform X1, producing MFCEKVIELIRELHRMGDGQLPAFNEDGLQQVLQEMEGLYEQNQADVNEAKVEGRSDLIPSIKLRHCCLLRNQRCLVAYLYDRLLRITALRWEYGSVLPANVHFHMCAEEVSVTSRPVGVATPVADCACCVQVQWFGRYKKSLATFMRSLGGDEGLDITQDMKPPKSLYIEVRCLKDHGEFEIEDGTVILLKKNSQVRTVAQECR
- the gins1 gene encoding DNA replication complex GINS protein PSF1 isoform X2; protein product: MFCEKVIELIRELHRMGDGQLPAFNEDGLQQVLQEMEGLYEQNQADVNEAKVEGRSDLIPSIKLRHCCLLRNQRCLVAYLYDRLLRITALRWEYGSVLPANVHFHMCAEEVQWFGRYKKSLATFMRSLGGDEGLDITQDMKPPKSLYIEVRCLKDHGEFEIEDGTVILLKKNSQHFLPRWKCEQLIRQGVLEHVMS